The Euleptes europaea isolate rEulEur1 chromosome 19, rEulEur1.hap1, whole genome shotgun sequence genome includes a window with the following:
- the SH2B2 gene encoding SH2B adapter protein 2 — MNGDTLCQEPSSQLPDWREFCELHAQAAAVDFAQKFCQFLKENPHYDTPGAETSFSHHFAANFLDIFSLEVNRVFVSDSPTKYNIVPFVGLQNCHMPYGRDILPRKDQTSTESLDSMDNPVPSSRYLSQSQQVQIRKVSSYGQSRSSEDVSVHTNSKQKFKKGFSLRNMSLCVVDGMKEMWHRRSSPEPGMEATQGRRSDREHCPSGNKEHSDSREKWTHKLRLTKGQSSKVDLVDIQREGTLRYMVADDINCVGSSQWQKCRLLLRKAVKMEGERFLLEFFVPPKASKAKVSIPLSAIIEVRTTMPLEMPDKDNTFVLKVENGAEYILETIDSLQKHSWVADIQDCIDPGDSGDDIELASCTQGACLPSRVSSCSCEFLADDVPRFQETCAGSAAPDATPNAATVVTAPHSRIRDCLGEHRAHVLLENFLQTLESSATGNHLPGEESETEAEINLSDFPWFHGTLSRVKAAQLVLFGGARSHGLFVIRQSETRPGEYVLTFNFQGKAKHLRLSLNENGQCHVQHLWFQTIFDMLRHFHMHPIPLESGGSADITLRSYVVASASLPEVSPSPVVASQQPSCRNDLQSQHYFSSFVPGTFQPASPSEGTASSSSSSASHSLYHRAEGTLSARSRSNSTERLFDSSTVGAEDYHESEGSRNRTRAVENQYSFY, encoded by the exons ATGAATGGTGATACCCTTTGCCAAGAACCTTCCTCCCAGCTTCCAGACTGGAGGGAATTCTGTGAGCTTCATGCCCAGGCCGCTGCTGTCGACTTTGCCCAGAAGTTCTGCCAGTTCTTGAAGGAGAACCCCCACTACGACACCCCCGGGGCCGAGACCTCTTTCTCCCACCATTTTGCTGCTAACTTCTTGGACATCTTCAGCTTGGAGGTCAACAGGGTGTTTGTATCAGATTCTCCCACCAAGTACAACATTGTACCGTTTGTGGGGCTTCAGAACTGCCACATGCCGTACGGCCGGGATATCTTGCCGAGGAAAGATCAGACCTCTACAGAATCTCTGGACAGCATGGACAACCCGGTGCCCTCCAGCAGGTATCTAAGCCAGTCCCAGCAAGTTCAGATTCGAAAAGTCTCCTCCTATGGCCAGTCCCGGAGCTCGGAGGACGTTTCTGTCCACACTAACTCAAAGCAGAAATTCAAGAAAGGTTTCTCCTTGAGGAACATGAGCTTGTGCGTTGTGGATGGAATGAAGGAGATGTGGCATAGAAGGTCTTCTCCGGAGCCGGGCATGGAAGCTACCCAAGGCAGGCGGTCTGACAGGGAACACTGTCCCTCTGGGAACAAGGAACACAGTGATTCCAGGGAAAAATGGACTCACAAGCTGCGGCTTACTAAAGGCCAGTCTTCCAAGGTGGACCTGGTGGACATTCAAAGAGAGGGAACCCTCCGCTATATGGTAGCTGATGATATAAACTGTGTGGGCAGCTCTCAGTGGCAGAAGTGTCGCCTGTTGCTAAGGAAAGCTGTGAAGATggagggggaaaggttccttctGGAGTTTTTTGTTCCTCCCAAG GCTTCCAAAGCTAAAGTCAGCATCCCTCTCTCGGCTATTATTGAGGTACGGACAACCATGCCGTTGGAGATGCCGGACAAAGACAACACTTTTGTGCTGAAG GTAGAGAATGGTGCGGAGTACATCCTGGAAACAATTGACTCATTACAGAAGCACTCCTGGGTGGCGGATATACAGGACTGTATAGATCCAGG GGATAGTGGTGATGACATCGAACTCGCCTCCTGCACCCAGGGTGCCTGCCTACCTAGCAGGGTCTCATCTTGTAGCTGTGAATTTCTGGCTGATG ATGTGCCCCGATTTCAGGAGACATGTGCTGGGTCTGCTGCTCCAGACGCCACGCCCAATGCCGCCACCGTTGTCACAGCGCCTCACAGTAGGATCAGAGACTGCTTAGGTGAACACCGAGCCCACGTACTGCTGGAGAACTTCTTGCAGACACTGGAGTCATCGGCTACTGGCAATCATTTACCAG GGGAGGAAAGTGAGACGGAAGCAGAGATCAACCTCTCAGACTTTCCTTGGTTCCACGGAACTTTGTCGCGGGTCAAAGCTGCTCAGTTGGTGCTGTTTGGTGGAGCCAGAAGCCACGGGCTGTTTGTCATTCGGCAGAGTGAAACGCGACCAGGCGAATATGTACTGACGTTCAACTTCCAGGGGAAAGCCAAG CATCTGCGACTATCCTTGAATGAGAACGGCCAGTGCCACGTGCAACACCTCTGGTTCCAGACCATCTTTGACATGCTAAGGCATTTTCACATGCACCCCATCCCTCTGGAGTCGGGCGGTTCCGCTGACATCACACTCCGCAGCTATGTGGTAGCCTCAGCCTCCTTGCCTG AGGTCAGCCCTTCCCCAGTCGTGGCTTCCCAGCAGCCCAGTTGCAGAAACGATCTCCAGTCTCAACACTACTTCTCCAGCTTCGTGCCGGGCACTTTCCAGCCTGCCTCCCCTTCGGAGGGCacagcctcctcctcttcctcctctgccagccaTTCACTCTACCATCGAGCGGAAGGGACCCTCAGCGCCCGCAGCCGCAGCAACAGCACCGAGCGCCTGTTTGACTCCTCCACCGTCGGCGCTGAGGATTACCACGAAAGCGAGGGCTCGCGCAACAGAACCAGAGCGGTGGAGAACCAATATTCGTTTTACTGA